The segment ATTTGCCTGCGCTCCACACAAGTTAACACATGTTTGCTTGAATTTCGACGTTGGTAGTACCATTATCAGCGTCTATGCCGGTCACAGATCAAACCATTATTAATTTTGCAGCGCTCGAAAATGCTTCGGTCAGTCAGGATCCATTTCCGTTCCTGATCGTTTCCGATTTCCTGCGGATAGAAACCGCTGATCAAGTAGCAAATGAGTTCCCTAAAATAGATTTTGCCGGTTCAGTTCCGGTGGATCTGTTGGAGGGTGGTCCGCTTTTCCGACGTTTTATAGAGGAAATGGAAGGTGATGCTTTGCGATCCGCGATCCAGAAAAAATTCGATGTGGATCTGAGGAACCGCCCTGCATTCATCACGCTCAGAGGCAGGACACGGGCGAAGGACGGCCGCATTCATACCGATACAAAATCGAAAATTGTTACTTTGCTGCTCTATTTGAATCCGGAATGGAACTCTGA is part of the bacterium genome and harbors:
- a CDS encoding 2OG-Fe(II) oxygenase, encoding MPVTDQTIINFAALENASVSQDPFPFLIVSDFLRIETADQVANEFPKIDFAGSVPVDLLEGGPLFRRFIEEMEGDALRSAIQKKFDVDLRNRPAFITLRGRTRAKDGRIHTDTKSKIVTLLLYLNPEWNSDAGRLRILRNGEDLENYVAEIPPTLGQCLIFKVTDNCWHGHKPFEGERRAIQLNYLTNEAALRQHLSKHNLSARWKSWRSWFSRGDEY